In Lodderomyces elongisporus chromosome 1, complete sequence, the DNA window agaaaaaggaaaggcaaaaggaaaaaaaaaataaattgaaaagcaTGGAATGTTTCGAAAGTTAtaattgaaatttttgtttttaaaaaatgataCTTCAAATTCAGCTATTCTTTCAGCTATAGTGTCTATTACAAATCaattaaacaaattttcaaatttacTGCTTCAATCTGTTGGCAACAGCATCCAAGAATTCTGTAGTTGTGACGTAGCTTGATCTATCGGTCTTGCCCATAGCCAAAGCCAAATCCTTGGTCATGATTCTGTCTTCTTGTACAGTATCAATTGTAGCTTTCTCAAGCTTGTTTGCAAACTCAACAACTTCGGGTGTATTGTCCAATCTACCACGTTGGGCAATACCTCTTGTCCAAGCAAAGATAGAGGCAATTGAATTGGTAGAGGTTTCCTTACCCTGTTGGTGTTGTCTATAATGTCTGGTGACGGTTCCGTGAGCAGCCTCGGACTCGTAAGCTGAGCCATCTGGAGTCATCAATGCAGAGGTCATGAGACCCAATGAACCAAATCCTTGAGCAACAATATCTGATTGGACATCACCATCGTAATTTTTCAATGCCATAACAAAGCCTCCTTTAGATTTGATCATTTGTGCAACCATATCATCAATCAACCTGTGCTCGTACCAGATCCCcttcttttcaaactctTGCTTGTATTCACTATCGTAGATTTCTTGAAAGATATCCTTGAAACGTCCATCATACTTCTTCAAAATTGTGTTCTTGGTCGACATATAAAGTGGAAGACCCTTGTTGATCGCCATCTTGAAAGAGGCGTGGGCAAAACCTCGAATAGACTCATCGGTATTGTACATGGCCAATCCAACACCGGGACCCGAGTACTGGTACACTTTATGGGTTTGTGTCTCTCCACCATTGTCTGGAGTAAATCTCAACTCCAAAGTACCTGGCTCTTGTATCACCAAATCGGTAGCTTTATATTGATCTCCAAATGCATGTCTACCAATAACAATTGGCTCCTTCCAACCAGGCACCAAACGAGGGATACATGGAATGATAATACTCTCTCTAAACACAGTACCACCAAGAATGTTTCTAATGGTACCATTTGGTGAAAGCcacattttctttaaacCAAACTCCTTAACTCTAGCTTCATCCGGGGTAATGGTGGCACATTTCACACCAACACCATATTTTTGAATTGCATGTGCAGCATCAACGGTGATTTGATCATTTGTTGCGTCACGAGACTCAATACCCAAATCATAGTATTTCAAATCAACGTTCAAATATGGGTGGATCAAATCGTCTTTGATTTTCTGCCAAATAATTCTGGTCATTTCATCACCATCTAATTCAACAATTGGGTTCTTGACAGTAATCTTGTTAGCGATTCTCGAAGAAGTCGAGAATGATCGAAGGTGTCTCAGCAACATCGATGTTCTGTTGATTGCGGAGCTACTAATCATCGTAAAGTGGTttattgtcttttttttttttttctttctttctttgttgataCAAATGGGTGAAAGAAGAATACTATGGTTGgtgaaaataatgaaatggaaaggaaattgaaatcTACGGCGCTTAGAAAAGTTGGATCGTTTTTAGGTTTATGAGTCTTTAGgtgcaatttttttttttttttttttggtattttttgtatttttttttctccttgttGGAGAAATATCTCCGGTACCGGTGTAGGCTTTTTTTCCCTCGTGGTTTTTTTGTGGAATTGGAGGGTGGAGGACAAGAAAGACGGGAAGATCAAAGAGGATAAGAAGAACAATGAACCAAGACATTCGTGACTCACATGGCAGTGAAAACGAAGCCATGGGGATTGCTGGTCCGTCTACTTTGTTAATATCtggtttattttctttttcttcttctttctctaattcattttcaccattttatttttccctCTTGGTATTGGAATAAAAGAATGACAAGAATTAACAAAGATTCAAAAATAGTTAACGTgaatctaaaaaaaaatataacaCACTTCGATACTTACTGGTTAGTTCATTGATTTATCTCATTTCTTGAACTTTTCAAACACTTTCAAGAGTCAATTGTGTGCCCAAGTTTGTGTGagtgtttcttttcatttcttttctctctcttgtTCTCAAACTCACTGTATCGTACTGGGTTATCTTCatattcttatttttatttcttttcttgtatgCGTGTTTCGTAATAGTAAAGATCAACAGTAAAATTTCATGAGaattggttgcaaaaaatttACTTTCTCAATATAAGGTATTAATCAAACCACGACTCAACAAATATGGACTTAAACGcatcatatatatactgtGGACTTTGTTTTAAAGATTCTTTAGATTGTAAAGCAACCAATGAGAAACTACTATTAACGTCATGTGCTCATATCATTTGCTCGGGACATCTCAATGGTAAGTATTGACCTTACAGAATACCATACAATTACTCTTGCCAAACTTTGCTTTctaacacacctttctaTTGCTTTAGACTCCGTCATGTGCCCTGTTTGCAAAATTACAGAGATCTCAACAGTATTGGTTGATGAAGAAAGTTTGCCCATTGAATTGCATAGCTTTTTCACCCCGGTTACGCAACAAATAGAGGTGCTCAATAGTGCAAACAAGTTTCAAATCACGGGAATGGAtgagaaaataaagttcCAGAAAAAAACTATACTCAAGCTTCAGgagaaagtaaagaaacaaaaagagtttTTATTTGCTGCTAAGGAAGAAATTATTCAAATGGCTAATTACAAGTCGCAAGCTGATAAGTTGCAACGTGAATTGAATGATTTGAAACAGCAAATCAAGGATGGAAAGCAGCGGCAGTCACAAAAGCCGACTGAACTTTCAATGATTTTAGACGACACTCCATATGCAACGGGTAGAACGAGCAACAACCAAGTTAATAATTCGCTATTTAATAGGGATATGCAGCAACAAAACACTCTAACATGGCACCCACAAGATTGTGCTCTGAATAAGTTTATCAACAATGTTCAGCAACAATTCGAAACAAGACGTACTAAAGAAACACCCGAGACGACTGCAACTGCAGTCTGTTCTGCATTTGTTGATCCGCATATTGTACAATTACAACAAAATGATCAAAGcctgcagcagcagcatcaaaatcaataccaataccacTCTCAACACGACGTATATTATCCTTTTTCAAGACAGCTGGTCTATTCAGCATCAACAAGCTTTGGTGAACCTAATGCAAATCGATCTacattattttcttcagGTACTACAACATCAACTCTTGCAAGTTCACGAAGTAATCTTCAAAAATCGAGATTGAACAAGCTCGGGAAACTGAATACTAGATCACTCACAAGTCAATTAGCTACAAGGATCACCGCCAACATGAAGATGGGGCGTCAAATAAACACAAATTATAGGGATATACATATTTCGAATCACTCCTTCAAGACCCCAAGCACTTCCTCTTCAAGCTTCATGGGCAAAGGCCCTATATTGAATCATATCTTGCAAAAATCATCTGATACATCATCTGAGTATTTCCTGCATTGAAAAGCCAAATTTATTCAATAATGAGAAAAGAATTGGTACCAAGTATTGCtgaaacaattttttttgtacaagtaaaatgaaaagaataaattgCGTTCCattatatatctatatccatttatatatatatatatgtatacagaTTTGTAATTTGAGTTTCGCATTGTTTATAATACATTGGTGACTTAAATTTCCGCAACACAATCTAAATCTAAAtcgaaagagaaaatataatattatatttatatatataaatatatatataaataaacaagcaaaaattACCACAAGCAGAGCTGTTTGACTTTATAGGATCTTCTCAAAATAGCAGTTTTTTTTAGAGCTAAATAATTCACAACCACACCCACGACAACATATCCAAGAAACCTATTGACCACAAGTGATTTTCCCTCCTGCACCATAGAGCAACATATAAAACCCGCTCCATCAGTATTGTGAAGGGCTCTTAGCTtgtaaactttttttttatcttttttttatttttcgtTATTCGTTATTcgtttttcgtttttcgttttccaattttcaattttcaatttttgtttatttttttttggttttgcatGAACAATTACCATTACAATCATTGTAGATAAAAGACTCAAACGGCGCTCGACGGATCAATACGAAATTAAGGAACCTAAACGTATTTAGTTCGTTTAGATTGTTTATATCAACATATACACAATAGTCAAAACCATAAACATCGTCGTCATTATCACTTTTGAAAGCACTGATGGAtaatttcaaaacaaaattaatgGAACTTCGTACGCTACGAGGAAGCAAGATCATAATCGATGATTTATCCCGAATAGCATTGGCCAATGTGGATGATGCACCAGAAATTGTCAACGCTGTACGGCAGCGCATTGAGCACTCTTCACAAAGCGAAAAAATCTTGTCAATGTATGTGTTGGATAGTCTTGCCAAGGAGGGGAATCCTTACAATATTCTATTTGGCAGTATTATATATGACGTATTCACTTATGCATATGTTCATGTTGGTGATGGATACTTGAAAGATGGGGTATCGTTTCGTAAGGCATTAATGAATCTACTAGAGACATGGTACGAGCATCGCAATGAACAAGGTGAAGTCTTTTATAAAGCAGTCTTCCCCAAGGAGGAACTTGATAAAATCCAAAGttttaaacaaaaagttgCCCGAGTTGAGAGCAAAGATGACCCAGGAGCTTTGCGACAACAATTTCCTAGAATAAATTCGCATATATTGTTTGATAGAGGCTTGACTGCTTTGGCTTTAGTTAACCGAATGAACAGAGATTTGGATATTTACAAGTTGGATCAAAAATTTATcgaagaaaaggagatgCAACAGATGgatatttttgaaaaggagAGGAACCAGATTGTTAGTATAGTGAACAATTGTCTTGATAATGTTGAGGTATTTGAGCGGGATCTCCAGAATATTGACGGTGGTAAACTACGACCGACAAGTCAAGATATTCAAACCACGTTTCAACAGTACTTTATCACCATTGAGGATTCACTAAAAACtttaaatgaaaatggagTCCGTCAAGTGGAATTCTTGATTGAGcttagaagaagaatgcAGGAACGTGTTTCACAGACGCAAAAAAGGCTGCGCCGGTcggaaacaaaagagatgATAAATAAATACATTACAGCCAACTTTGTTTCCATTTGTAAGGAACCCAAGAGACAGTTCTTCTCCACATCGAATTCAAATGAATTCGACCAGTTTATTAAAAGTTTTGGCAAAGCGGtaacaaagaaaatcaaagtCGAAATCCCTGGACTCGATTCCTCAATGACGACAGTAAAGGatgagaaaaaggaaagtgAACACGACGGAACGTCAACACTTGAACACACCCAACTGGCTGGTCAAACAGGTTTGCTGGACcaatcaaaacaaacagaaCAACCTGCACAAAGCTTTGATATTTTGGGCTTCTTCCCTGGACTAAGCAGTTCCGTATTTGGAAAGCCGAAAGAAGCACCCATGTTTACTAACAAAGAAACACTTGTATCTGCAGATGATCCtcaacaaagcaaaactcTCAATAATAGTGATGATGAACGACAAATAAGAAAATCAAATCCGAAAGTTGAGAGTGACAAGGTAGATACTTCCAATTCAGATGTTGACCCTTTTGTAAGAAAAAGtattgaaaaggaaaatgtttctttagaaaaaaagacacTAAATCTGCAAGTTGAGAATACGGGAATCCCATCGTCAATTGGAGACGAACCGCTAGTATCTCAAACCGTCGCAAATGGAGATAAACAACAAGTTGCACAGAAATCGGACTCTGATTTTAATTCCAATAACGttaatgatgatggtgataatactgacaatgacaatgacaatgacaatgacaatgacgatgacgaaaaagaaaaagcagaggaagatgacgatgatgatgaactATACAGTCCAGTTGCATATTCTCCAGAAGATTCTTTCGAACCTACATGTCGTATCCCTACAATGGTTACATCAAAAGAGAGTACAGAAGTTCATAATTCTGTCGCTTTGCTGACATCAGCTGGTGAATCAAGTGATCAACATATAAAATCACTAGGAAATGCAAACTTGAGTGATGATAGAGGAATCAGTAAACAAAATTCATCTGAGTCGAATGAACCCAATACTAATAGTTTTATCGGCGTATCTCCAGGAGACAAAGATATAGAGCCACTAAAAGTTTTGAATAGCAGCGACACACCCCTCAAAAAGTCCTGTTTAAAGAGACGTGCTGGTACTACGaatacctctgttgctgatggtaaAGATGGAGAAAGCACGAGATCCGTAAAAAGAGTAAGGTTTGTTGTTACTGAGTAAAAAaccaagaagaaaaaaaaaagaaataacaacaaataGTTGGGAAATAGAGCCGAGGCTGAAGCCACTTGTAATTGtaattcaaattttttcttcttgcaCTTGGTGAAAAATTTGTATTACTGAAGAGGATGCCACCTGGAGCTATCATTGCAGGCACAATTCTAGTCAAATCGActccctttttcttttggaaaaacTCCTAGATGTGTAAACAATACATGGCAAACgtaaaacaagaaagagcAGGGAAAGGCGTTTAAGAGGTtggaaaatagaaacaaaaacaagagagACAATTTTTGCTATCTTAAAATCAAGAaggaaacagaaaaaaggcaaaagaaagagattgGTAAAGATTTGCAGTTCATTGTCTCAtgtatatttctttcttttcctcttcttctctttttcttttcttttttaaaaaaaatattattcaTTTTATTAATAGATGAATGATATATTAAGCCTTACTCATTGATATCAATGTCCACCTCAAATCGTGCTGTTATCTTCCTGTACACGTCAAAAGAccgaataaaaaaaaaaccaacaactctttctctttgtatTATTCACCAAAATCCAGTCTGTATCAAACAATTTAACTAGACTTGGCAAATGGGTTCCAGACACCAGCTTTGTACATTTGCCAGCCTGAACTCATGAAtgggaagaaaaagaaaaatcccAAGACACCCCAGTACCACACTGAAAATGGAATGAATTTTCTGTCCTTAACTTGGAATGGCAAGTTGGAGTAGACACCTTCCTTTGGTGTACCGTAAATGTGATCCATTGCTGGCAATTCCTTGTTCAATGTTCTTAAGGATTGTTGGAAAGATCTCTTTGGCATGAGCAATTGAGTTAATTGCTTAGCTGGAGACATGGTTGCTTTGCTGCTTCTTTGCAAGAGTGATCTGGACAACATATTGTAGATGGAtagatgtatatatatatatttagaTGGGGAGGGTGTAAAGTACAATAAAGTATTTGATGGTTGTTAGTGTTGATGCTATTAGCAGTAATATAATAGTGATGATAGGTTTAAAGATTGATTGTAATTGTGCAAAAATCAGTCGGTTTCTGAAATACTTGATGTATACGGTGTAGGGTCGTGTAATTTGGTGTGTGAAATATCCCAAAGACATACTCTTCATCCCTTCTCTGTTTGGTGAATGTCTTTATATCCTTATTTCTCTCTTCCTGTTTGTGCGTATGTTAGTACctcacacacactctcactctctcttTGCCTGCGTATATATTGTATTTATGCTAAGTCTATGCGCGTTTGCGATTGCGTGGAATACTTTCCGTCCAATAGTAATGAGTTCGTtgccaaaaagaaaaaagaagcgTTTGGTAGCACACTGCTACCAAAAGGCAGAAAATAAggtgattttttttcctttttacattttatttttttttaaacaaaaatcatttgtgttttttctcttcctctcaTTTTGTCCATCACCGCAATCTTCTTGACTCTATTTTGTACTCAAAATTTCACTCAATATTCCATTACTACCATTTTAGTTATTGTATCGCACTAAACGGATGGCTAAAATTACTATGGCTTGCGGTAAAAAGAATCTTTTAGCTCGTACGATTATCTCGCCCTCAACCGCGACACTGGTTCCTAGCCAGGTCGACTTGTACTTTTTACTCTTGCGCTTTAAAcactctccctctctctttcaTTCTCGCACTTTGGCGGCCCCCCTTCGTTTACCCACGTACAAGTTctcaattttcaattccaGCACCAATTACatcaaccaaaaaaaaagtaaaaaaaaaaaaacaaaaattataaaataaaagagaagaaaaccAGAACCAATCTTGGACTTGAAAACGTAAACCAAACTATACATTATTTATTACTTACACTAAAATCAACTACATATATCCACAATGGCCATCACACCAATTACAGGAACATTAAAGAGAAAGATCATCACAGACATCACCATCGGTTTTGCTACTGGTATTTCTTTAGCCACATTCTACTGGTACACTGAACACACACCAATCGTTGCCAAGAGAGAAGCTTACTATGCTCAATTGAAAGCTCAAAGAGAAGCTGACGACGTGGCTTAAATGAGGTGAGACCGGCATAAGAAACAAGGAGGagctttttttctttcaaatttAAACAGAAAAGGAGCAGCGACTATTTATGAtcgaagaaaaagaagaagaagaagaagcttggttaaatttcaacaaaaaaggaTAGTCTGATTATTGAGAGTATTTATCctgagaaaagaaatatccATATAGTTTAAATGAATATACGATTTCATTattgacaaaaaagaatgtaagaaggaaagaacaaaaaaaaaaggacgAAAGAAAGTAGTAGAAGGGACTGATTCACAAGTAAAGATTAAAAtatggcaaaaaaaaaatcttacaaacaaacaaacaaacaattcttaAGACTTGATTAtgctttgtttcttgacttttcttttcttttcttttcttttctttttaaaatgCTTGTCTAACAAAATCATTGGTCTATGAACTGCCAGAGTTTTCGATTATTAATTATGCCATTTGTTAATACTATGACTTTTTTCGAAGCACCGCTGccgttttttctttgctttaaTCTTTCCTCTAAATACTTTAAACATGTCATTTCACTTCTTGTAATACCCCCAATTATAACAATCACCAAGTACTTCAGCTTATCGTCATTCACATTCTCTAGATTTACATCGATTGTTTTGCCTGCAAACATTGTATTCAAGCCGAGATTATCCCAGTTGGGTCGTCtcttgatgttgttgactGGTTTGTATTTAAGGAAATCACGGAAATATAAGGATTCAATCATTCGATAAATTATGGGGACAGTATTTCCAGGTAGGGTAAATGATGGAGTTGGATATAGCTTCAAAATACTGGTACcttgttttatttcatttccatGTGTATCGTTCGACTTCAACCCATTCATCTTGTTATAGTTTCTTCCTTGTCCATTAACACCTTTATTATCCTTCCTACTGTTATCGtcgttattgttattattattattattattattattattatgatgattatcatcatcattatcatcattatcaccTCTACCATCTTCCACCCTCctattttttcctcttcctagtcctcctttttcctcttcttcttcccctTCGAGTTCTTCTTCTGGCAGCGGGTGCAAGTTCCAGAATTTATTAATCAAGGTGTAGTTGCTCTTAAACACATCTTTGCAACCACTAATACCCACGTCAGAGTCGTCTTCGTCAACTTGAGGAGTAGCCGCGTGTTTCTTTTGACTCGTCAAGCCCAAGGATGCAAAAAAGTCATTGGACGAATCGTTGACTTTACGAATTAGTTTTAAATCAATCAATCGCTGCAACGATAATACAGCACTAAAGCCATAATTTTCATGAATCTCCGTCATTATCATCTCCAAGTCCGTATTCATTATTCCGTCATTTATGTATCCAATGAGCAAAATAATAGTCCATATGTTTTCTATTGGATAGTTGTTATTAAGAAACAGTTTCAAGTTGGATATTTGAAGTTTATAATCCATATCAAACACATCGTTTTGGAAAGTTAAAAATTTCTCATAATCGGTCTCTACTTTACCTACAATGCTTTCACCAATCAATGTatgttttttcaaaagttcCTGCTGTTGTGTTAAGTTACCCAATGCGGCAACCAAATTCTTCATCTCATTGATATTTGTATCGTCATCATTGCGTCCGgtattttcaaatctttgCTTAATATACTTGGCCAATCTATTCAATCTTGCACCCACCGTTGAGAAATTCAAATGCTTCAAATCATTATTGTATAACTCATCATTTGCCAAATCTTTATTGCTAATACCACCTTCAAATTTCACAATAGTCTCAAAGTTGATACCAAACATATCATCAATTATTCCATGATAATTTAGTTGACTAAAGATAACTGGAAACAAGTCAACGTTTCGTTCAATAACAACCAAGTCAGTATTACTATGTAATTTATCTTGATAGAATTCAATCTCCGTCGTTTGCATGTTTTCACTCAAAAATGATGGTATTTGGGACTCTCTCAACATTTTAATGAACAACTCGGAATGATTACCCTTACCATATATATTCCTCAACTTGAAATGATGACGGTGCTTATCGTTAGGTTTAATGCCATAAAACAATAATTTGATCAATGCATCAGAAAGTTGATTGAGTTGCTTCAAAGGCCGTTCAAAATAGTCATTTAATCCACTAAACTGACTTGTCTCTTCAGTAACTAGTATACCGTCAGTGTAAATTGGATCTGTTTTCCAATCAAAGAGTTTTATCTTTGAAGTGATAGAAAGGGGTCTAGGAACCAATGGcattgtctttttcttctcattgtttttcattatcatcatatgcatcctcttttcttttttttcatttttattttcattttcgttttcaatttcaaattcaattttattCTTATCCTCATTATCATAATATTGGTattcattattattattattattgttattattattgttattcaaattcaagattttttcaaagtcaaTGATACCTTCAAATTGTTGGTTCACCTGGAATACAAATGTCTTGGATAAATCTTTAACTATTAAGTTGTACCGTAAGCCATGCGCCTTCTTTGCAATAGTCGATATATAACTTTTTAGTTTCCCAAGATTCTCTAACGACTCTGGCATTAATATAACCAAGCTTGAATATTTCGTAACAACATCAATTGGAATTTTGAGTAAATCATCATTGAGCCAAGCAACATTTTGACACTTGGCATGTTCTTTGATGATCAGAAACGAAGCTAATCTATTGATGAGTGGAGATAATATTGGATCAAGCACGAGCAAGTTGTTGGAAGTGTAGACTCTGTCGAGTTGATCAgttaaatttttcaaagtcaCCTCATTGAACTTGTTTAGATCTAGTAATGGTTCGTAAGGCATTAGATAAATTATAAGTGATATATGTGAAAcgtctctctttttttttttcttttcttttcttcttctttttcctttattcaAAAGTGATGGTATGGTTCTGAATTAAAGGTTTAATGAATTTTGTTGTAAATACAGGTTTTGTGAATCTGTGGTATCTACGAGTATGATGTCAGAATTCACGAGCGCGCGAACGCCATGTATTTGGTgctcccccctcccccattaaagaagaagacgaagaagacaaagaagaagaagaagaagaagacgaagacgaagaagaagaataaaagaaatcacaattgaagacaaagacaGATGTAAGAACAGAGAAATTAAGAAATCAGAAACACTGTGAGATTGCACAATATAAATCACAATTGCATGTCTATAGTCTATATCCAGTACACATCTACAAACTCGCTACAATTTTGctcctctttctttgccTTCAAACCTAATGAGACCTTCTTGTATCACGGTAGCAACATGTGTGCCTTTGTGATTGTACAACTCACCTTCCATTATTATTCTGTCATGGCTGAATCTGATTGCCTTGAAGCAGTAGCCCATCCATTGCGTgacatcaaaatcatcatcGTGAATGTACAATACATGATCCAAACTCACTCCAAAGAATGTCTTGTGATAATCTGTCAATTGCACATCTTCAATCCTCAATACTCTTAGCAATAcattcaacaacaatgagTCGGACAAGTTTGCTAAGCCAACAAACTGAAATTTTGCATCTACATTCTTCAATGGTTGGTCAAACCCTTGCTCATTATCTATCCCCCAACGAACCAAGAATGCCAATCTTCGTTGAGCAACAGGAATTTCGTCTTCGTACTTGGATAGGTCGAGGTGGAGAAACTCAGgaaagaatttgaaatatgACAACATGTTCGATTCAATTGCCAGCACTGGAAGATCTTTAGTATCTGCATGTGTTTGGAACCATTTGTGTACTGGTGTTTGGAATCCAAATGGCTTGGCTGGACCCctctcatcatcatcatcatcatcatcatcgtcatcatcgtcatcatcatcgtcactAGCACCTTCAGCGTTAGTGTCATTTccattccttttttgtatCTCACTTGCCTTGcgcttcttttccttttctttttccttttctctcaCTTTTGCAGCATGTTCTTCATACTTTTTCATACTCTTCTCATATGAGTTCTTCTTTGTTAAAGATACATTGGCAATGTACACAATCTTGCCTCTTTGTACTCCTCTAATTGTTCTATTGGCAAAATTATTCCCATTTGAGATGATATCCACCTCCCATTCTACCGGTGTTTCGGGATCAGCAGCACGGACAAAATATGAATGTAGTGA includes these proteins:
- the IDP1 gene encoding Isocitrate dehydrogenase [NADP], mitochondrial precursor (Oxalosuccinate decarboxylase), producing the protein MISSSAINRTSMLSRHLRSFSTSSRIANKITVKNPIVELDGDEMTRIIWQKIKDDLIHPYLNVDLKYYDLGIESRDATNDQITVDAAHAIQKYGVGVKCATITPDEARVKEFGLKKMWLSPNGTIRNILGGTVFRESIIIPCIPRLVPGWKEPIVIGRHAFGDQYKATDLVIQEPGTLELRFTPDNGGETQTHKVYQYSGPGVGLAMYNTDESIRGFAHASFKMAINKGLPLYMSTKNTILKKYDGRFKDIFQEIYDSEYKQEFEKKGIWYEHRLIDDMVAQMIKSKGGFVMALKNYDGDVQSDIVAQGFGSLGLMTSALMTPDGSAYESEAAHGTVTRHYRQHQQGKETSTNSIASIFAWTRGIAQRGRLDNTPEVVEFANKLEKATIDTVQEDRIMTKDLALAMGKTDRSSYVTTTEFLDAVANRLKQ
- the COX8 gene encoding Cytochrome c oxidase subunit 8A, mitochondrial — its product is MLSRSLLQRSSKATMSPAKQLTQLLMPKRSFQQSLRTLNKELPAMDHIYGTPKEGVYSNLPFQVKDRKFIPFSVWYWGVLGFFFFFPFMSSGWQMYKAGVWNPFAKSS
- the VPS33 gene encoding Vacuolar protein-sorting-associated protein 33 (BUSCO:EOG09261LV7); this encodes MPYEPLLDLNKFNEVTLKNLTDQLDRVYTSNNLLVLDPILSPLINRLASFSIIKEHAKCQNVAWLNDDLLKIPIDVVTKYSSLVILMPESLENLGKLKSYISTIAKKAHGLRYNLIVKDLSKTFVFQVNQQFEGIIDFEKILNLNNNNNNNNNNNNEYQYYDNEDKNKIEFEIENENENKNEKKEKRMHMMIMKNNEKKKTMPLVPRPLSITSKIKLFDWKTDPIYTDGILVTEETSQFSGLNDYFERPLKQLNQLSDALIKLLFYGIKPNDKHRHHFKLRNIYGKGNHSELFIKMLRESQIPSFLSENMQTTEIEFYQDKLHSNTDLVVIERNVDLFPVIFSQLNYHGIIDDMFGINFETIVKFEGGISNKDLANDELYNNDLKHLNFSTVGARLNRLAKYIKQRFENTGRNDDDTNINEMKNLVAALGNLTQQQELLKKHTLIGESIVGKVETDYEKFLTFQNDVFDMDYKLQISNLKSFLNNNYPIENIWTIILLIGYINDGIMNTDLEMIMTEIHENYGFSAVLSLQRLIDLKLIRKVNDSSNDFFASLGLTSQKKHAATPQVDEDDSDVGISGCKDVFKSNYTLINKFWNLHPSPEEELEGEEEEEKGGLGRGKNRRVEDGRGDNDDNDDDNHHNNNNNNNNNNNNDDNSRKDNKGVNGQGRNYNKMNGLKSNDTHGNEIKQGTSILKLYPTPSFTLPGNTVPIIYRMIESLYFRDFLKYKPVNNIKRRPNWDNLGLNTMFAGKTIDVNLENVNDDKSKYLVIVIIGGITRSEMTCLKYLEERLKQRKNGSGASKKVIVLTNGIINNRKLWQFIDQ